A single region of the Vagococcus teuberi genome encodes:
- a CDS encoding DUF960 family protein produces MFDRQNQYYVTKGVQEAVPYQLQYFCWQLILQRAKENDPTMDYLQIIEFDVDTEHELLTIVHRQEKPEVKQIYHLHLFEEYRSLSVKKIWAIDDGQAQTMLLPEEY; encoded by the coding sequence ATGTTTGATAGACAAAATCAATATTACGTGACAAAAGGAGTTCAAGAAGCGGTACCTTATCAACTTCAATACTTTTGTTGGCAATTGATCTTACAACGGGCAAAAGAAAATGATCCAACAATGGATTACCTACAGATTATTGAATTCGATGTTGATACTGAACATGAACTATTAACGATTGTTCATCGCCAAGAAAAACCTGAGGTGAAACAGATATATCATCTTCACTTGTTTGAAGAATACCGCTCACTTAGTGTGAAAAAAATATGGGCGATTGATGATGGCCAAGCTCAAACCATGTTATTACCAGAGGAATATTAA
- a CDS encoding JAB domain-containing protein → MTILPSKRVSIVSLSLVKESSLLYGPRRCQTSDDAYELIRPFIENKDREHLVSIGLNSKNEPTVVHLVHIGTANQSIAVPRDILKSVLLSNATRLMIGHNHPSGDPTPSEADERLTEKLYKASELLGIELLDHLIIGDECYYSFREHQKLG, encoded by the coding sequence ATGACTATATTACCAAGTAAACGTGTGTCAATTGTGAGTCTATCATTAGTGAAAGAATCGAGTCTGTTGTATGGTCCAAGACGTTGTCAAACATCAGATGATGCGTATGAATTGATTCGACCATTTATAGAAAATAAGGACAGAGAACATTTAGTGAGCATTGGTTTAAACAGTAAAAATGAACCAACGGTGGTTCATTTAGTTCATATTGGGACAGCGAATCAAAGCATTGCGGTACCTCGAGATATATTAAAGTCAGTTTTATTATCAAATGCCACTCGTTTGATGATTGGACACAATCATCCGAGCGGTGACCCGACACCCTCAGAAGCAGATGAACGTTTAACGGAAAAACTCTATAAAGCGAGTGAGTTATTGGGAATTGAATTACTCGACCATTTGATTATTGGAGATGAGTGTTACTACTCATTTCGTGAACATCAAAAGTTAGGTTGA
- a CDS encoding DUF1643 domain-containing protein — protein sequence MKVETHTIKNEVFLSDDRQNRYLLQRTWGSENQAIVAVITLKPVSVSGVENDLTTMLIQNHVVDMGYQGYLVANLVSGIDSTKKLSETLLDRETEDELLKEVLNKKEVQQIIIGCGSAVTHKGFAQERLKEILSLLTKTNQHKVVAIVDDDNRPIHPLVPSIRNQPWTLKKIKL from the coding sequence ATGAAAGTAGAAACGCATACGATAAAGAATGAAGTCTTTTTGAGTGATGACAGACAAAATCGATACTTATTACAACGGACATGGGGATCAGAAAACCAAGCGATTGTCGCAGTGATTACCTTGAAGCCAGTTTCAGTGAGCGGGGTAGAAAATGACTTAACTACCATGTTGATTCAAAACCATGTGGTTGATATGGGGTATCAAGGCTATTTGGTAGCAAACCTTGTTTCAGGAATTGATTCTACAAAGAAACTATCTGAAACATTACTGGACAGGGAAACAGAAGATGAATTGTTGAAGGAAGTATTAAACAAAAAAGAGGTCCAACAAATCATCATAGGCTGTGGATCAGCAGTGACACATAAAGGATTTGCACAGGAACGGTTGAAAGAGATTCTATCCCTGCTGACTAAGACGAACCAACACAAAGTGGTGGCGATTGTGGATGACGACAATCGGCCTATTCATCCACTTGTCCCAAGTATCCGAAATCAACCATGGACATTGAAAAAAATTAAACTATAA
- the rlmH gene encoding 23S rRNA (pseudouridine(1915)-N(3))-methyltransferase RlmH produces the protein MKIKIITVGKLKEKYLKQGIDEYSKRLSRYCKLEMIEVPDEKAPETLSQVEMDQVKEKEGQRILNKVSDQDYVFALAIEGKQLSSEEFANELDKLTTRGKSQFVFIIGGSLGLSTEVMQRSNEKLSFGRLTYPHQLMKLVLTEQIYRTFRINNGEPYHK, from the coding sequence ATGAAAATAAAAATAATTACAGTAGGAAAACTAAAAGAGAAATATTTAAAACAAGGGATAGATGAATATAGTAAACGTTTGAGTAGATATTGCAAATTAGAGATGATTGAAGTGCCAGATGAAAAAGCGCCAGAAACGTTGAGTCAAGTGGAAATGGATCAGGTTAAAGAGAAGGAAGGACAACGCATTTTAAATAAAGTCAGTGATCAAGATTATGTTTTCGCTTTGGCCATTGAAGGAAAACAATTATCATCAGAAGAATTCGCTAATGAACTAGATAAATTAACAACACGTGGAAAAAGTCAATTTGTGTTTATTATAGGTGGTTCATTAGGGTTATCCACAGAAGTGATGCAACGAAGTAATGAAAAACTCTCTTTTGGTCGCTTGACTTATCCACATCAACTGATGAAATTAGTGTTGACTGAACAAATCTATCGAACTTTTCGAATTAATAATGGAGAACCGTATCATAAATGA